tgtctgtctgtctgtctgtctgtctgtctgtctgtctgtctgtctgtctgtctgtatgttccttatagaaacaaaaactactggacggattttaatgaaacttggtacaattattcttcacactcctggacaggtcatagtatacttttcatcacgctacaatcaataggagcagagtagtgaagggaaatccttttgtatgaaaaacctaaaccactcaagttagacttttgaaatttggcatgcaggtaccttagataacgtagaggtgcactaagaaaggaattcccgaaattcccacgggaacgggaattagcgggaaaatccttttgtatgaaaaatctaaaccactcaagttagacttttgaaatttggcatgcaggtaccttagataacgtagaggtgcactaagaaaggaattcccgaaattcccacgggaacgggaattagcggaaaaatatttttgtatgaaaaatctaaaccattcaagttagatgtttgaaatttgtcatgcaggtaccttagataccgtagaggtgtactaagaaaggaattcccgaaattcccacgggaacgggaattagcgggaaaatccttttgtatgaaaaatctaaaccactcaagttagacgtttgaaatttggcatgcaggtaccataggtaccgtagaggtgcactaagaaaggaattcccaaaattctcacgggaacgggaattagcgggaaataccttttgtatgaaaaatctaaaccactcaagttagacatttgaaatttagcatgcagataccttaggtaccgtggaggtgcactaagaaaggaattcccgaaattctcacgagaacgggaattagcgggaaaatccttttgtatgaaaaactaaaccattcaagttagacgtttgaaatttgtcatgcaggtaccttaggtaccgtggaggtgcactaagaaaggaattcccgaaattcccacgggaacgggaattaacgggaaaatccttttgtatgaaaaatctaaaccattcaagtaagatgtttaaaatttggcacgcaggtaccttagacaccgtagaggtgtactaagaaatgaattcccgaaattcccacgggaacgggaattagcgggaaaatccttttttatgaaaaatctaaaccactcaagttagacgtttgaaatttggcatgcaggtactttagtaaacttaaagcttagttgcaacagaatattacaaaattcccacgggaacggtagttagcgggaaaaaacatttgtatgaaaaaatcaaatctaaataaaaggagaaactgactgactcagtgactgacatatcaacgcatagcctgaacggctaaatgtaggcatttgaaatttggaagggacatagcttaggtaccgtagaggtgcactaagaaaggaattcccggatttcccacgggaacggaaattagcgggaaaatccttttgtatgaaaaatctaaaccgcttaagttagacgcttgaaatttggcatgcaggtaccttagttaacttaaaccttagttgcaacaggatattgcaaaattcccacggaaacgggagttagcgggaaaaaaacatttgtatgaaaaaatcgaaaccgcgtaagatagatgttttcaattcaattcaattaaattatttattgcattccatgtagtacaatggggtgttacataggcataggaactaaaacatggaccctgtagggcacagcaacgttgaagggaagagaggaagtgtgtattaaaattaaaactcaatgaacaatcaattaaaaaaaatcaattcaatcaattgattcaatctagcatgcatgcataccttagtaaatataaagtttatttttggctgtattttgaaaaatgggagttattgggaaaaaaattgtatgaaaaaatctaaactgcataagttagatgcttgaaatttgatatgcactcccacacacacaaagatctctctcttatataacacgccacgcggacgaagtcgcgggcaaaagctagtttagaATAAGAGTTTAACGTCAAATTAATGTTCGCTAGAATAGCTTTTTGTCGCCTAAAcctaaattgagtaatttagaaacgtcattcctaaatttaagattaggcgtcaactaaaatgtgccgccagaatacaaatccagtttttgacatttaaaccgTAATCTTAGCTAACTTAAATTTAAGTGTGTCTgccggaatcggcaccatttTATCAATAATGCTATCTTATTTTTGTTCCAAGATATTCGTTACGAATTAAATGGTgtagaaattgataaaattaaaaatgcaggTATAACAACAACTATAAAATCATATTTGTctatgaatgaaaatgaatcTAAAACAGCAAGAATATGGGGTTGGTCGATTAATGGTTCCATGAATTCCAACAGTGGAATATTTTCAGTGTCTatacctttaaataaaatactaggTTTTGCAgaggattataaaaaaatcataataaactgtaAACACGAGTTGGTTTTGTTGAGAAGTAACACTAACTTAAATGCTTTACGGCTGAACAGTGGCGAAGTAGTAGATGATATTGTTATAACTAAAATAGTTTGGCGTGTACCTCATATCAAAGTTTCTGATCGCGAGAGAGTTAATCTActaaaacatttagaaaaaGACCGTTCTCTAACTTTAGCCTTCAGAAACTGGGATGTTTATGAGTATCCTTTGCTTCCTAAAACGCAAAAGCATACTTGGTCAATCAAAACGTCTTCTCAAATAGAAAAACCACGCTTTATAATAATTGGATTACAAacgaatagaaaacaaaatgtaaagagTTCTATGTCAGAATTCGATCATTGTAATGTAACTAGTGTTAAAGTGTTTTTGAATCAAATATATTATccactagctggtacccgcgacttcgtctgcgtacttttaatttgaatattaaggattatataaaaggaacggtatagcatgtgattaaaagagagtaagtaggtatatttaaaaaaaaaatatctgttaacagtcgttataaagtacctatgtattccattgagtggcagaaattacctaggaatatttatcggtcccttatgtccaagacacttacaggggtcagcgtcacgttgtgtacaaaaatattttaaaatgacctaatttaaaacttttctgtacacaacgtttgctattttgttattatttgttaaaatgtagaaattgtttggactcgacactcgcgagcaggccacgtatacaccacgtgcgctcccccaccacaagacagcgccgttgactgccgccacacttcggcgaatgtgcgcgacgacgaacgacgaccgacggcagtggcggcgatgcagagtattcgttaaaaggaactttatctacaaaagccaaattttttttaacttgatacacccaaaactactaaatatcatgttcctaggttcagtggttaatattttgtatacaaaaagtttggcttcgtagttcccgttccgaatccgttccgttccgttcgaatttcggaaaatccgtttgttgaaaaactctgcacatcctaagagacctacgtaccaagtttcatggttttatcttcaaaaatgacgaatacccatacaaacattcaacccgtatttcacccccatactggtaaaaatttcaaaatgcttgaacaaacgattttttgtttgttatttagtgcctaaacacaaaatttaatatttttatcttgaaaaatgacgaacctcataaaaaatttcaacacctatttcatcccctcaaagatcgaattttcaaaaacgctttaacaaattgtttttttatttcttatcaagttcctaaatataaagtttcgtggttttatccccaaaaatgacgaactcccatacaaactttcaaccctcatttcaccccctcactggtcgaaatttcagcaacgctagaaaaattttttaattattttttatcaagtgcttaaatataaagtttcatggatttatattttaaaattaaaatatcccatacaaactttcaacccctatttcaatctcttcgtcccttcttttcgcaataaaaggtatcctattttctttctcagggtctaaagattgtctgtgccaaatttaatcaaaatcggttgagaggtttaagcgggaaagcgtaacagacagacagacagacagagttactttcgcatttataatattagtaaggattattttccctcgttaaatagtaaacaaactaagtgtaggtgttataatttcgttgacgaactgattacctatccgtttctttgtctaaaatgagtattaccttattactatgattgattactgggcttaaagttcgtataaatgtctatcgaattacctcctcaagtttaaagcgtagctagtcatgtagtactatattaattatcttcATTGCTTCGTCTTCTAGATTAGAATTGACACTTGTAGTACCACATACCATGTCGCCAGTCAGCACTGAGTtttgagagaaaaaaaaaaaatcataaaataaaaataaaaagagggTATAAGTATATTATCTCGTTCCGATCGCACCTGTCACTCGTCATTCACAGTTACAGTGTCCCGTCAGTTCGCACGTATTTACTTAATCGTTCCGAAAATAGTGAGACTATATCCTTGTGAAAAgtgtatttttgtaaaatatggGGAAAAGAAAGCGAGAAAGCGACGACTCACATGATTTCGACTATGTAGTTCGGAAGTTGAAGAAGCTTGAACGAAAATTAAACGGACGGCGGCGGTACAGGCGCCATGACTCAGTTGATTTAGAATCTCCGCAATCATCAAGGAATTCACCGATTCTTTTGGAAGGTAAACTACGTTATTTATTTAACCTCGCTGCAAGCTCAATGATATGTTATGCAATGCAATATaatacagcatcacgcctgtatcccctagggggtagtcagatgtgtatattatatatatacccACTCCTTGCAAGCTAATTTTTTTATCACGTGTAGGGCAAGTACTGCGGGCAACCATTAGGGTTGTCACTTTACTTGCTGACGTGAAAACATATATTACGAGGATGCGAGCAACCACTACGGTTGTCAATTCACAGTGACCTAATAAAAGGAGAAATATCTTTTATAGCATGggcctctttttttttttttttttgatcacGTGTAGGGCAAGTGCTGCGGGTAACCATTAGGGTTGTCACTTTACTTGCTGACGTGGAAACTCATGAGGGTGCGGGCAACCACCAAGGCTGTCACTTCGTGGTGATTCAACTAAAGAAGAAATAGTCTTTTATAGCATGGGATTTTTTATCACGTGTAGGGCAGGTACTGCGGGCAACCACTAGGGTTGTCACTTTACTTGCTGACGTGAATACATGCAAGTTCGTGGGCAACTGCAAGGGTTGTCACTTACTATATCACCCTAAAAATTAAATGTCTATTTCAGACGATGACTTACATTTCGAAATGGATCCCTCCATGGAGGAACACGTTCCGACGGATCCGCAAGAACTTCCTTCTGAACCGGTACCATCGACAAGCGCAATCGCCGCAACCATAATAAATAGCACCCCCGCCTCACCCGCGCCCCGTTCACAGCCACTATCGCCTCCGCCGACAGCAGATCAGGATAAAAATGCAGTAGACGCTTCACTGACTACTCCGGAGCTAGACAGTGCTATTTTAGAAATTTTTGGAGACGATCCATCAGTTATCAAAGATTATGGACAGGAGATACAGAGTGATCTCGCAGTAAGGCTACAACACATTGCTACGAACGGACTTTCAAAAGAAGCACGTAAGGAATTATGCGATAAGTACTTGCCTCCTAGCAACTGCCCTCTTATCGACGCTCCGCAACTTAATGCAGAAATCAGGGCTGCTATTTCAGAACCAGTTTTAAAGCGCGATAAAGGTATCGAGCTAAAACAAAAGCAGCTTGGATGCTCAATCACATGTATCAGTCAAGCTATCAGTATTCTTGTATCGCAACAAAATAAAGATACGTCGGTTATTAAACTTTTGATGGACGCCAACCGCTTACTATGTGATCGCCAAAACCAAGACTCGATGACGAGGCGCAACTTTATATTATTCACCCTGAAAAAGGATATGAGGGatgaattaataaaaacaaaagtagaTAAACTTCTGTTTGGTACTGATTTCGCAGAAAAACTCAAAATTGCTAAGTCCATTTTTAAGTCCAGTGCTGATCTAAAAGCACCGATGCGTTCTAATAAGACTGCAGCAAATAAGATCAAGACTGCGCCTCATACAGCCGCAGCACCGCCTCCACCCAGACAAAATTTAAACTGGAAGGGTCCTCCCTCAAACCGCAGGCCTCAAGTGAGCCAGAGGACCAGGGAGCCTGCTCAAAGGAGTCTAGCCTCGCAACACAGCAACTCGCAGACATCGAATCGAGCGCCGCCGCAGCAGAGGCAGAGACGCCGCTAGAAGCCAACATGGTGAGACACGCCGGTAGACTTTCTCACTTTTACAACCAATGGTCCCTTCTAACTAAGGACCAAGTAATACTTTCATGGATAGCTGGATATGAAATCCCCTTATCTCGTCCTGTTGTACAATTTCATTTGCCCTCGAATGATAATTTTTCTAATGAGGATAGAATACAAATCACAAGATGTATTAACGATCTTTTAGAAACTGGTGCCATATCTGAATGTCAACCATGTAATGGACAATACTTATCGAATATTTTTCTAGTGCCGAAGCCAAACGGTAAACATAGATTCATTCTGAATTTAAAGAACTTTAATAATCATATTGATACAGAACATTTTAAACTCGAAGACTTACGCACAGCCCTCAAGCTAGTCTCAGAAAATTGTTATATGAGCACACTAGATCTTCAAGATGCGTATTTTTTGATAA
The Pectinophora gossypiella unplaced genomic scaffold, ilPecGoss1.1 Pgos_44, whole genome shotgun sequence genome window above contains:
- the LOC126381313 gene encoding uncharacterized protein LOC126381313 — encoded protein: MDPSMEEHVPTDPQELPSEPVPSTSAIAATIINSTPASPAPRSQPLSPPPTADQDKNAVDASLTTPELDSAILEIFGDDPSVIKDYGQEIQSDLAVRLQHIATNGLSKEARKELCDKYLPPSNCPLIDAPQLNAEIRAAISEPVLKRDKGIELKQKQLGCSITCISQAISILVSQQNKDTSVIKLLMDANRLLCDRQNQDSMTRRNFILFTLKKDMRDELIKTKVDKLLFGTDFAEKLKIAKSIFKSSADLKAPMRSNKTAANKIKTAPHTAAAPPPPRQNLNWKGPPSNRRPQVSQRTREPAQRSLASQHSNSQTSNRAPPQQRQRRR